The region ATGAAGTCGAGGACCCAATGGAAAAGACGTGGGACGAGATCGAAACGCCAGCGAAGGCATCTCCGCTACCCGTCCGACCTGGTATGTATCTGCAGAAAAATTTGCCAAATCTCTTTATTCTACAGGATAGGGAATCCTTACTGCTTACCAAAGAATCTCATTCGCCACCCAGACTTGGCCTCTGGACTCTTGGTTCATGTTTCACTTATTTTAATGTACGATTGCTAAGTAGTATACAGCTCATAAGACACCGGCGGCGGTGCCTGCCTTGGGTTCGCCCAAGAAGACGCACATACTCAAGTTGAGCACGCGAAAGACACCAAAAGAGAGAACCTCTGTAAGTCTTTCTTCTTGAAAGCCTCTGAAGTCTGCTAACAAGACCAAGCCCGAGAATATCGCTAGTGTAGATGGCGCAAATGTTCCGGCCCACACTACTACGCCCAGTACCGATGGAGCTGTCAATGGGCCAACCATCACTGTCAATACGGACTTAACATCCACATTTGACGACGAAGCGAATCGCGACACAGGTTCTGCTGCGGCTTCGCCGGACACACCAAACGCCGCCACCGGCTCCACCAGACGCGGACTTAGGACACGAAAGCCTGCGCAGCAAAGACCTTACTATCACGATTCACAGTTATTCGAGCACGTAGAACCTACTAATGGGGCCGGACAGGACCTAGACAGCATGTCGCACAACGCACAGAGCAGAAGAGTATCGGCGACGTCTTTGAGCAGAAACATCGATGACGCGCTGCTTGAGGCAATTGCTCTCTTAGAGGAAGAGCCCGAACCCGAGCCCACTCGACCAAAGCATTTCAAGGGAAAAGGCCGAGCATGGAAGAAAGAGGGATCAGATGAAGACGAAGAATTTTCCCTCGCGGCGAGGAAAAAGGCAGCAAAAGCAGCAAAATTGAAAGCCAAAGGCCAAGTACCCAAGAAACGAGGCAGGCCCAGAAAGAGTGGCCGTTCTGAAGAGGTTGTAGAAGACGAAATAGAGGAGGACAAAGATATGGTCAAACGGAAGCGACCGCCTCCCCGGAAGAGTGCTCTATCTGAAGAGATTGTTCCTGATAGCTCTGATGACggtgaagaagagaagcaGTTTGAAGAATCTACAACACCCAAATACTCGCCAAAGCGGTCCTATACACCAACGGGCTTGCCTGCTTGGGTAAATATGGCCGACAAGGGCGCGAATAAAATGTCCGCATTTGGTACCTATGATGAAGCCGAGTCTGTCAGTCCATCGAGGAAGTCTACATGAAGCAAGATTAGGGAGAGTTGTAAGCCACAACGACTCTAGCGACAAGGTTAGAACAATTTACTGACAAGCTTTGAAGATTCAAGTTGGACGATTGGTTCATGTAACCAATAATTTTCATTGTCTGAGCAGCACGTGCGATGGGAAAGATGGCAGTATGATAGGGTCTGAGTGGCGATAAAGGTGTTTCATGTGGCTATACAGTGGCCGAGAGGAGAGCTAGGTCATGTTGTCATACAATATACAGTGTTTGGCAGGAGTTGGAAATAGATCAAGTTATCGTCGTGATGTGCATCTACTCAGAGATTTCAACGTTGAAGACAAGTACGCCATTTAGGGATGCGTCGTGTTAATTTGGTGCCCAAGACTCGCTCGCCACCTTAATATCTATCTCAGTCCCCTCAAGCGCGCAAAATAATAGAGTAGCCCGAAAGTCAGGCCTCCCAGATGCCCCGCATGTCCAACCCGACTCTCCTTGCTATTCAGATAGAAGCCATCATAAAACGCATATGCCGTGACCAAGGCCCAGAGTGGCATGGGAATGATGCCCCAAATGGCTACCTTAGTAGTCGGTGCCAAACAAGCAGCTACAGTGCTGATGCCCATTACCGAACCTGAGAATCCTAGGCCGCGCGTAGTGTCCCGTGTGCCAGGAGCTTCAGCCTGTAGGAGGGAATGTCGATTGTAGAGATAGCCGATAGATCCTGCGACACCAGAACCAATGGCGATGGTGAGGTAGCGAAGTGGGGTGATGGGTGGGGCGGAAGCGAGAAAGGATCCGAGGAAGTAGACAGAGAACATGTTTGAGAAGACGTGGCCAATGTCTATATGAGTGAAGTTCGCAGTCAAGATAGGAAGGTAGGACCCATTTTGGAATTCAGACAGGTTTAGTGACATTTTCTGCATGAACTTTACGAAGGGAAGTTGATAGCCTTGCATGGCTTGTTGCTTCAGGTACATTGCATACCCAAAGACGGCCACATTGGTACCAATTAGGGCGTAGAGAACGGCTTTGTTGGCAGTCTCCTGGGCCTGGTAGTTGATATACCCTCGGGCCCCGCCTCCAAGGTTGCGGGAGTAGAAGCGTGAAGAGGGTAAGCCAAGGTGACTGGGTTTGTGGGATGATATGGTGTTGGTGCACTTCGGGGCCCCGTGGGTGCGGAGCGTCCTCGCCAGACGTAGGAGAGAGGACATTTTTGCGGCTTTTTTTGGTGTCAAGACAGACAGTCAATGGGTGTTTTGGACTATCGTGATGCAGTGCTAGACACGATGCACGTGTGTGGCGTGGAGGCAGGTGGGGAAGTCTAAAGACAAGGTAAGAAGCCAAGTATCAGACATGTGACAGTACAGGCAGTGTGAAATTAACCAGGCAGCAAAGTGAGTGAGCGAGTGAGTGGTGCGGAATCCGCTGAAGGAGACTGGTGAGAGATAGAGAGCTTCCGACTGTAAAGCAGGGACCGACGTCAAGAGGGCCAATGACAAAGTAGGCGCGCACGGACCGGTGCCCTCTCCACCATCTTCAAGTTCCTTTGTGCATAAAGCGGCCCGCTCAGCTGCCACAACACAAGACCACACAAATCGCTCTCGTCTGCACAAAATTGCACTACTTCTCTTGCGCCTAGCCTCCCGAGCTCCATATTGACACTTATTCTCCCTCGCAGTTTGCCCCGCGTCAACAGAAGACTTGTAGTCGACGTCTGCCCGACCTAACAGAGGCACATCAGCTACTCCCTGAAGACTACTCCAGCTCCCGAGCCGCAGTAAGCCACCATCAAAGCTCAGTATTTGAGTCGCCGACAGACTAGAGGCACTCCATCAACGCCCGTTCCTCTCCTCCATCTTCCCGAGCCCCACCTACTGCCATACGACACAGGCAACCTTCCTACACCACTCACCGTACCCCGCTCTGCTTTCCCACAAGCGCTGCGCCTCACACGACACTTGAATTCGCATAACCGGAACGGAACGTCTTGATTAGCAATTCCACGTCCAGTGGACTAGACCCCACACAATGACTACAGAGATGACCAACCAAATGGCGGCAACGAAGCTTGGGTGAGCACTGGCAATGTGAAGATTCGCTCGAGACCCATGCTGACATGTCCCTAGCGATGCCGCACCTTCAGGAGAAGCCGATTGGAAAGCAGGTCTTCAAGCGCCCGCAAAGGATGCGCGGCCACAAACAGAGGTACACGACACATACAAGCCCATTAGCATGGCCGTGAGCTAACACTGGGACAGGATGTTACTGCAACAAAAGGCCTAGAATTCGAAGACTTTTACATCAAGCGCGAGCTCATGATGGGCATCTTCGAGGCCGGATTCGAGAAGCCATCGCCCATCCAAGAAGAGACGATCCCCGTAGCCCTCACGGGTCGAGACATCCTTGCGCGAGCCAAGAACGGCACCGGAAAGACTGCTGCGTTTGTCATCCCCACACTCGAGCGCGTCAACCCCAAGAGCCCAAAGACACAAGCTCTCATCCTCGTACCGACCCGAGAACTCGCACTACAAACCTCACAAGTATGCAAGCAATTGGGCAAGCACCTCAACATCAACGTCATGGTATCCACGGGTGGCACGGGCCTCAAGGACGACATTATACGATTAAGCGATCCCGTGCATATCATCGTCGGCACGCCCGGTAGAATCCTCGATCTGGCTGGTAAAGGCGTAGCCGATCTTTCAGCTTGTCAAACCTTTGTCATGGATGAAGCTGACAAGCTCCTATCACCCGAATTCACCCCTGTAGTTGAACAACTGCTCGGCTTCCACCCCAAAGACCGCCAGGTCATGCTCTTTAGTGCCACCTTTCCCATTGTTGTCAAGAGCTTCAAGGTACCTTCACTATAATGCTAGACAGCGATCTGCTTGCTGACTTTTTCAAAGGACAAACACATGAACTCGCCGTACGAAATCAACTTGATGGATGAGCTGACGCTGCGCGGTATCACGCAGTACTATGCCTTCGTCGAGGAGAAGCAGAAAGTGCACTGCTTGAATACTCTATTCAATAAGCTCCAGATCAACCAGTCAATTATCTTCTGCAACTCCACAAACCGCGTTGAGCTTCTCGCCAAGAAGATTACCGAGCTCGGATACTCTTGCTTCTATTCGCATGCTCGCATGCTCCAGCATAACCGTAATCGTGTCTTCCACGACTTCCGCAATGGCGTATGCCGGAATCTGGTTTGCTCGGATTTGCTGACCCGTGGTATTGATATCCAGGCGGTCAATGTCGTCATCAATTTCGACTTCCCCAAGAACGCAGAGACGTATTTGCATCGCATTGGTCGATCTGGCCGCTTCGGACACCTGGGTTTGGCTATCAACCTCATCAACTGGGAAGATCGGTTCAATCTTTATAGGATCGAACAAGAGCTTGGCACCGAAATCCAGCCTATTCCCCAGGTCATCGAGAAGAACCTATATGTCTACGAGTCACCTGAGTCGATCCCTCGACCCATGTCTAATCAACAGCGCGCTCCTGGACAAGGTCAACCACAGGACCAAGAAGGTGCTGCGCGCGGAAACCCCAACGCCCGTGGTGGCTACCGTGGCGGACgtggtggtggcggtggtggcGGTGGCCAGTTTCAGGGACAGCGTCGGGGGCTCCCACCGAACCAGCAGAACCGTCAACAGAACGGCCAGAATGCTCAGCGAAATCCAAGGCCGCAACCTACCGGCCCACCACAGGCTTCTTAGAGCAGCCTACCAAATCCGGTGGGAGCTGGCTTTCTGGGCGGTTAATTGGCCACGGAATGTGATTTGAATGTCCCTGGTCTCGGCTCCTTCCGGCTTACAGGCTATCACGACATTCGGTTTTCTCATTTCCAAATGCATTCATTGGAGTTTTTCATTTGTTTGCGCGGTCATGCAAGCAGTCGCTGACGACGCGATGCGAGACACCTGAAGATGTGTTTTCAGGTCTAACGAATCGGATCATCGGCGCAACACGGGGTTTGACCATCTGGGCTATCTTCTCTGTACTATATACCAAGGCCAGTTTGGGGCCTGCCTATCTGCTTTCTGATTCCCGTCGGTTTGCTGGTCCTGCCGATATACGTTCATGCGGACCTCTACTTTCATCTCTTTTCATCCGAGCAACTTGTAAAGCTCTCTGCATTGTGTTTCTCAGTCTATTCCCCCCTTTCCTTCATTCCATGCGTAACAGCATCGGTGGCACTTGTGTGGCCTTTCAGAAAGCGAGAATCATCCTTTTAAAGATGATTGCTAATGTTGGGCCACTCGGTACTCTCGACACCGGCCCGAATACTCTCAGCTCTTTCTGAGCTAAAACACCTACCATCTTCTCCCGATCACTTGGCCATATTGCGCTCTTGGCCTGGGACACAAACCGTCCGCGCGTGGTCATAGCAACTCTCGATTTCAGCCGACAGCTTGTATGCCACGTGGCATGATATTTACGATACGAACTCTCGCAGTTTCTCTCCCTCCCCAACATACTGCATCAAGTGAGTGCTACGACCTAGCTCTGACAACGTTGGTCCTCTTTCGCCTTGTTCTGCTAGCGAAGGGCCAGACCAGTCCGGGATTGTACTCGCAACACACGCATCAGTGTACCTCCAAGACAACACGAGACATGACCGTTCTCGGAACGATCTGTTGTCGGCTTTGCTCAGGTCTTCTTGCGAATTGGAGCTCGCCAGTACTTCTCGGTAGAAGAAAGAAAGACGTATAAAACTCGATACATGATATAAGTAAAAACTGCCAAAAAACAAAAAGAAAAATACTCAAGGGCACGGTTGGAGAAATGATGATGCTTGGGCAATTAGTCTCGAACTGATATCTGTAGCTATAGTTTTTCCAATGCAATACTTTCCAACCCTTGAATGACAGGTATTTATTTATGAGTGAACAAGCTAATGTCGCGACTACAAGCTTAACTGTTGATGCAAAAAAGAAGACGGTGGCAGCTCGGTGGCGTAAAGTACTTGACAGTGTGAGTAAGCACCTAAtaggcgtgtctggcgactacaaTAGCCCTTGTACATGACACCTGGGTGGTAGGTAGGCGTGGCGGTGAGTAGGTGGCGCGGCTGTCCAGGATCAGATAAGGAGGCGCTAAGATAACGAGGTCGGGGGTCTCGGTAGAAGCCAGGCATTGTCCAACTGCAACTGCGATAGTACCAACCATCGTCGGCCATGTCCCGAGACGATGAAGAAGCCTCATACATTGACTATGAAGCCTTTCTCGACCCAGACTTTTCGCCAACGTCGTTTGCGAACACGCTTGTTCTCGCAACCAACAACGCGTCCGACAGCCCACTAGACCTCTCCACCCCATTGTCGCGCGTTCTCTTTGACGTGCAAGAGGTAGACACACATATCGACACGCTAACTACAAAGTCTGCACTACCGCTGCTCCAACACACCAAAGACGATGCCGAAGCAAGCGGGCGCATATTGCACCAAGTCCAAGGCCAGGTTGCAAGTCTAACGGAATCGTACAAGACGCTGGAGAAGGAAGTGATTGAGCGATACGACGTGGCCGACCAAGTCCGCCTGACGGCCGAGCGATTGTGTGAGACTGTCAAGGTTGGGAGGGCCGTGGCGCGATGCCTCATGCTGGGCAGACAACTGGAGGTGCGCATGTCTGAGTTGGGAGGCGTCGGCAGTGCAAAGAGGGAAGATCACAGGGCAATGGTGCGCTCGGCAGACACAATACTATCGCTGCGCCACATACTCGCCGCCTCGAAGCCGGGCCAAGAAGGAGAGGGCCTAGATAGGGTCAATGTCGTCAATACACTCAGGACCGAACTTGTCAATCCGGGCGAGAGGAGCATagcatcacgcgcacagcAGGTCGTCAAGGAGTTTTCCATGTCATCTTTACTCTCCTCGGCCCAAACCTCGGCAGCCACCTTTGCACAGACCGAAGACACCAAGGCGAGAACAACGTCTGCCCTGTTGACCCTCTACCTGCTATCGCCCATTCCTACAAACCCCGTCACTGACACATTTGACCCAACACTCATGCTCAATACCCTACAAGATTACCTTCAGACGCAGCTCAAGTCATCACTAGCCTCACTCGCCCGAGCCCTGGGTCAGCTTCCTACACTCGACCGCACACTCCTGGAAATTTCAGCCCGGTGTCAGAATATCATAGCTTTACAGTCCCTGCTTGAAAGTACAAAACCACCACCCCATCCGCTTCTCGCCTCTAACCCCCAAATTCAAACCCCCTCAAACTTCCTCAATCCTTTATTACAAGCTCTCGACACCTCATCGCTTCCCAGCTATTTCTGGAGAACACTTGCCTCCAATATGACGCCTAGGGTCCAGGAACTCATGAATAGAGGTGGTGTGTCAGCAAGGACGCTTCGAAGTAATAAGGATAGGGTCAAAGACATGGTCAGGGAATGTGTGAACAGGGGGAGTCAGCTACCCGGCGCTTCGTCAACCAAGTCCATTACCGTTACTTGGGAGAGAGAGGCTGCGGTCATGATAGGTAGTATAGTAGGGCAAATAAAATGATGGCCGTGATAGGTGCACATGGAAACGAAATGGCCAGTCAAAGATGACTCAGCTCTTGGTACTTTATAGCGTAGCATGGGTGTGATGGTCTAAACAGGTAATGAACCCCTCTACCACACCAAGCATTAATTGACTCTTTCTCGTATCTAGTTTCATAGGTAGGCTTGCAAAGGTACTCAGTATTGTACTCTGCCTGAAAGTGATTATAGTAATTGTCAGCTTCCCTGTTAACCCAATGCATCGGCCCAGACGTTCTATGTTAGTGAGACGAGACCAAAGAACTTACAAGGGCTTCAAGCCCTTTCGAGAGAACCGTTTCCCAAAAATATTCCTCGCAACAACGGCTGCGAAAGGCCGAAACACTACCCAACAATCCAGCCTTCTCTAAGTCGTTGCACTTAGCCCACATTACCACGTTTCAATTGAGAAGTGTTCTGAGTTGGAGGTATGGTTCAAGAGGCTGATATGTACATCAAAGGGTCTTGATCACGATCACAAATACGCAACGTTACAAATGTGGAAAAATTTGCTGCCAATATGAGCGCTCTCTCCTTAGCAGTGTGTAGAGTATGAGGCGTATTGATAGTAGCATCAATGCCATAAGGGGCTATAAAAGTGTGGCACAAAGGCACAAGAGGAGAGCGATCGTTCACGCAAACATCATACCAGGATTTGTGCACGGCCTCCCAAGGGACTAAATTGTCCCATCACATCCTATAGAGCTGTCCTGTTATACCCCAGCTTCGGTGCATGGCCAACATATCAGAGAAGAAATTCCCCTTGTCGGCACTATCAATCGTCACATAGCACTGAGTCCTTGACCTGCCAAAGATATGGTAAAGAATGATAATTTATAAGACAAGAAGTTATAGAGCCTTGTGTATATACAAGCGGAACACCAGGTGGTATGTTCAAAGCCTAGTTCCCAGCAAAGCCATGGAGAAGAATAGTACAGTATAGTAGCTCTGGAGCCAACAAAAGATGATCGCAAGTTTTTGGCTTACTCCGTCACGATCCGTGGATGGGAAGTGACACCAGCGAGAAGCTTAGTTCTGGCACTGGGAGTAGTAGGTGTTGATGGACTTGCAAGTGCCTGCGGCGCAGCACTTGGATCCAGAGAAACCTTGTCCACCGCACTGTCCGTAAAGAGTGGCACAACCAGCCCCGCCAGCAGCTGGAGCAGGGGTCGCGGCAGGAACGGCAACAGTAGCCATGGTGGTAGGTTTGGCGGCGGCTGGGACTTCTTCCTTGGCAGGTGCAgggctgctgctgctgctacCAGCTCCTCCCTTCCAGACAGCTGGTCCTGGCATGGGGAATGCCTTGCGACCGTTGTAGATGCTGAATTTGGCATATGGATCAGTGGCCTTGTATGCTCCAGGGAACTAGAAAGGGTTAGTAAACGTTGGTCGAGGACTcgaagagagagaaaaacCGACCTTGACCATGGGACCGGGGGtgccgctgccgccgccCTGGACCTTGATTTGCAAGCATGAGACATAGTGCTCGGGCTGGTTGACGTGAGAGCGGTGAACACCAATGTGCTCAAAGCGTGCCAAGTACTCTCCGTTGGGGGTATCCTTGGGAACCTTCGCAGCAATGAAGTCCCTGTTGTAATCACACCAGGCGGTAGAGGTGAAGTCGCCGCCGTCGCAGACACCCTCCTCGTAAATCTTGAACCAATCGCCGGATCCATCGTAGGCTTGTACACCTGCAGGGGCTTTGGACAGGTAGACCATACCGGGGCCGGGGTGCTGGAACTTGGCGCCGACGGCCAACTTGAGGCGGATCTCCTCACCGGCGTTGACGGTCAAGACCTGGGTCTTGCCGGCAGACGAAAAGGCACCCTGGTTGCAACGGATATCAGGACCGTCGGCGTGTGATCCATtgtcacggtttggtgatgggacgatgcctatctgagactagcgctgtttatggtcactcacctacataaactttccatagcttgtacaatacaacctcagtcaatcctcaacttcttccctatgcgtacgg is a window of Pyrenophora tritici-repentis strain M4 chromosome 2, whole genome shotgun sequence DNA encoding:
- a CDS encoding GlpG, membrane protein is translated as MSSLLRLARTLRTHGAPKCTNTISSHKPSHLGLPSSRFYSRNLGGGARGYINYQAQETANKAVLYALIGTNVAVFGYAMYLKQQAMQGYQLPFVKFMQKMSLNLSEFQNGSYLPILTANFTHIDIGHVFSNMFSVYFLGSFLASAPPITPLRYLTIAIGSGVAGSIGYLYNRHSLLQAEAPGTRDTTRGLGFSGSVMGISTVAACLAPTTKVAIWGIIPMPLWALVTAYAFYDGFYLNSKESRVGHAGHLGGLTFGLLYYFARLRGLR
- a CDS encoding SrmB, Superfamily II DNA and RNA helicase translates to MTTEMTNQMAATKLGDAAPSGEADWKAGLQAPAKDARPQTEDVTATKGLEFEDFYIKRELMMGIFEAGFEKPSPIQEETIPVALTGRDILARAKNGTGKTAAFVIPTLERVNPKSPKTQALILVPTRELALQTSQVCKQLGKHLNINVMVSTGGTGLKDDIIRLSDPVHIIVGTPGRILDLAGKGVADLSACQTFVMDEADKLLSPEFTPVVEQLLGFHPKDRQVMLFSATFPIVVKSFKDKHMNSPYEINLMDELTLRGITQYYAFVEEKQKVHCLNTLFNKLQINQSIIFCNSTNRVELLAKKITELGYSCFYSHARMLQHNRNRVFHDFRNGVCRNLVCSDLLTRGIDIQAVNVVINFDFPKNAETYLHRIGRSGRFGHLGLAINLINWEDRFNLYRIEQELGTEIQPIPQVIEKNLYVYESPESIPRPMSNQQRAPGQGQPQDQEGAARGNPNARVSGTASGAPTEPAEPSTERPECSAKSKAATYRPTTGFLEQPTKSGGSWLSGRLIGHGM
- a CDS encoding golgi transport complex component Cog5, which encodes MSRDDEEASYIDYEAFLDPDFSPTSFANTLVLATNNASDSPLDLSTPLSRVLFDVQEVDTHIDTLTTKSALPLLQHTKDDAEASGRILHQVQGQVASLTESYKTLEKEVIERYDVADQVRLTAERLCETVKVGRAVARCLMLGRQLEVRMSELGGVGSAKREDHRAMVRSADTILSLRHILAASKPGQEGEGLDRVNVVNTLRTELVNPGERSIASRAQQVVKEFSMSSLLSSAQTSAATFAQTEDTKARTTSALLTLYLLSPIPTNPVTDTFDPTLMLNTLQDYLQTQLKSSLASLARALGQLPTLDRTLLEISARCQNIIALQSLLESTKPPPHPLLASNPQIQTPSNFLNPLLQALDTSSLPSYFWRTLASNMTPRVQELMNRGGVSARTLRSNKDRVKDMVRECVNRGSQLPGASSTKSITVTWEREAAVMIGSIVGQIK